The following are from one region of the Fusarium verticillioides 7600 chromosome 1, whole genome shotgun sequence genome:
- a CDS encoding 3-oxoadipate enol-lactonase encodes MFHRFINPSFTYHESRLITRNNLRMASSLTLPDSRTLAYALNSSPKEGPLIILSNSLTAPLSVWDHVVKVLNSNGYRTLRYDQPGHGGSSAPKDLSPTFDSMAEDVHHLLKKLDINKVYSWIGVSMGASAGVYFTTKYPNVVSKLAICDTISSSPINAGTEDAFGPRVAAAREAGNLDATIQSTLERWFGKEWLENNPQETQRMRTVMSGTTIDGFEACCNALRSETFDLRPRFAKIGSSVDDAVCIVGEKDANLPETMKEMRDKIQEGFEAAGKTNKIGLVIIKNAGHVSFVDGFEQFTAEVLKWLKA; translated from the coding sequence ATGTTTCATCGTTTTATCAATCCGTCGTTTACCTACCATGAAAGTCGTCTTATCACGAGGAATAACCTCAGGATGGCTAGTTCTCTGACACTCCCGGATTCCAGAACGTTGGCCTACGCTTTGAACTCCTCACCAAAAGAAGGACCCCTCATCATCCTGTCAAACTCCCTTACTGCACCTCTTTCAGTATGGGATCACGTCGTCAAGGtcctcaacagcaatggTTATCGCACTCTACGCTATGATCAACCCGGTCACGGCGGATCATCCGCACCAAAAGACCTAAGCCCTACGTTTGACTCTATGGCTGAAGAcgtccatcatcttctcaagaagctggatatcaacaaggtcTACTCATGGATCGGAGTATCAATGGGTGCATCAGCAGGTGTATACTTCACCACCAAATATCCCAACGTCGTAAGCAAGCTCGCCATCTGCgacaccatctcctcatcgccCATCAACGCCGGCACAGAAGATGCCTTTGGGCCTCGAGTCGCAGCAGCACGAGAAGCAGGTAATCTCGACGCAACGATCCAAAGCACTCTAGAGCGATGGTTTGGCAAAGAGTGGCTCGAGAACAACCCCCAGGAAACACAGCGTATGCGAACTGTCATGTCTGGAACTACGATCGATGGTTTCGAAGCATGTTGTAACGCACTGAGAAGCGAGACTTTTGATCTTCGACCGAGGTTTGCCAAGATTGGTtcgagtgttgatgatgccgtTTGTATCGTTGGCGAGAAGGATGCGAATCTACCAGAGACtatgaaggagatgagagaTAAGATCCAAGAGGGGTTTGAGGCAGCGGGTAAGACCAACAAGATTGGCTTGGTGATTATCAAGAATGCCGGCCATGTATCGTTTGTAGATGGTTTCGAGCAGTTCACCGCTGAAGTGCTGAAGTGGTTGAAAGCTTGA